The Bradyrhizobium sp. CCGB01 genome segment TTCAGGCAAGAGCACGGTTGCGGAGGCGCTCGGCCAGCGGCTCGGCTGGCGCTTCGAGGACGGCGACAGCTTCCACCCCGCCAGCAATGTCCAGAAGATGCGGGCCGGCCACCCCCTCACCGACGAGGACCGCTGGCCCTGGCTCAACGCCATCGCCGACGAGATCGCCCGGGTCTGCGACAAGGGCGAGCACGTCATCATCGCCTGCTCGGCGCTGAAGCACACCTATCGTGACGTGCTGCTGCGCGGCCGCGACGACGTCCGCTTCGTCTTCCTGAGGGGCACCAAGGAGCTGATCGCCGCCCGGCTCGCGCAGCGCAAGGGCCATTTCATGCCGCCCGAGCTGCTGACGAGCCAGTTCACGACGCTGGAGCCGCCCGAGGCCGGCGAGCATGTCATCACCGTCTCGATCGACGAATCCGTCGAGGCGATCGTCGACGGCGTGGTGCGGCAGCTGAGACTGGGCGGCACGAAACGCTGAGGCCAAGAAAGAGGCCAAGAAACCCAAGGTCCTGCCATGACGAAAATCTCACTCGTGGTCTCCGACGTCGACGGCACGCTGCTGACCAAGGACAAGACGCTGACCGAACGCGCGAGGTCCGCGGTGCATCGGCTGCACCAGGCCGGCATCGGCTTCACCATCACCTCCAGCCGCCCCGCCATCGGCATGCGCTTCCTGATCGAGCCGCTGGCGCTCTGGCTGCCGGTCGGCCCGTTCAACGGCTCCTCGATCGTCGATCCCGAGATGAAGCCGGTCGAGCAGCACCTGATCCCACAGGGCGCCGCCGAACGGTCCCTGCAGATCCTCCGGGAGTTCGGCGCCGACATCTGGCTCTTCACCTACGACAAATGGCTGATCGACAACCCGAGCGGCAAATACGTCGCGCACGAGCAGCACACGATCCGCTCCGACCCGACCATCGTGACGGATTTTTCGCCGTATCTTTCGAGCGCCTGCAAGATCGTCGGCGCCAGCGCCGATGCGGCCGGCCTCGAGCGCTGCGAGAAGGCGATGCAGGAGGCGCTCGGCGTTGAGGCGACCGCGGTGCGCTCGCAGACCTATTATCTCGACGTCACGCCGCCCGGCTTCGACAAGGGCACCTTCGTCCAGGCCATGGCCAAGCGCTTGGATATTTCGACCGACGCCGTCGCCACCATCGGCGACATGCAGAACGACCTCGCCATGTTCCGCGTCAGCGGCACCTCGATCGCCATGGGCAATGCCACCGACAGCGTCAAGGACCAGGCCACCCACGTCACCGCGACCAATGAGCAGGATGGTTTTGCGGAGGCGATGGAAATGATCCTGAAGTGGAACGGGGTGGGGTAGAACGTCCGATAGCCTCGGCACTGTTGCATTTGGCAAGAACTTGGCGATGAGCCTGCCTGCGGCCATCCTTCGAGACGCCCGCCTGCGGCGGGCCCTCAGGATAAGGTCTCGTGACGCGGCGAAATATTAGACCCTCATGGTGAGGAGCCCGCCAAAGCGGGCGTCTCGAACCATGCAGGCCGAGCTCGTCCGGCAGCTTCCCTGAAGTGTCCACAGCAACCGACTCAACTACTATTTCGACCGCTGCACCGCCGGCTTCTCGCTCTCCTGCCTTGCCGCCGACAGATTATGTGCGGTGTTGACAAGCGCGATGTGGGTCAGCGCCTGCGGGAAGTTACCGGTCTGGCGCTTGGCGACTGAATCATACTCCTCGGCCAACAGGCCTACATCGTTGGCGATGCCGACGACGCGGTCGAGCAGGACTTGCGCCTTGTCGAGATCGCCGGCCAGCACATGGGCATCGGCCAGCCACAGCGTGCAGGCCAGGAACGCGCCTTCGATCGGCTGCTTCTCCTCGGAGACCTCGCGCGGATCGTGTCGCAAGACAAAGCCGTCGCGCATCAAGTGCTGTTCGACCGCCGCGATGGTGCCCCGGATGCGCGGGTCTGCCGACGGCAGGAAGCCGACCGCCGGCAACAGCAGCACGCTGGCATCGAGCAGTTTCGAGCCATAGGAATCGACGAAGGCGTTCTCCTCCGCGTCAAATCCCTTGTTGCAGACGTCGCGATGAATGGCCTCGCGCAGGGCGCGCCAATGCAGCAGCGGCGCCTTGAAGCCAAAGGTCTCGGCGCTCTTGATGCCGCGGTCGAACGCAACCCACGTCATCACCTTGGAAAAGACGTAGTGCCGGGGCTGGCCGCGTCGCTCCCAAATGCCGTGGTCGGGATGATCCCAGACTTCGGCGAGATGCTGGAGTACCGCGCATTCCAGCGCCCAGGTCGTCTCGTCGTCGAGCTTCAGCCTGGCCATGCGCGACTGGTGGAAGGCGTCGATCAGCTCGCCATAGACGTCGAGCTGGAGCTGCGCATGCGCGGCGTTGCCGACCCGCACCGGTCGGGCGCCCTCATAGCCGTCGAGCCAGCCGGCTTCCCATTCCAGCAGACGCCGCTGGCCCCAGATGCCGTACATGATCTGCATGTTCGCCGGTGACCCGGCCGCTGCGCGCAGCAGCCAATTGTGCCAGGCCAGGGCTTCCTCGGTGTAACCCGAGTTCATCAGCGCCAGCAGCGTGAAGGTGGCATCGCGCAGCCAGCAGAAGCGATAATCCCAATTCCTGGCGCCGCCGAGCTTTTCCGGCAACGAGGTGGTCGGCGCCGCGACGATGCCGCCAGTGGGCCCAAAGGTCAGTGCCTTCAGCGTGATCAGCGAGCGCACGATCAGGTCGTGGTACTCGCCGTCGCGGGTGCATTTCCCGCACCACTCATTCCAGAAGTTTTCGGTCTCCTGAAGCGCGACGTCCGGATCGATGGGCGCGGGCGGATCGATATGCGAGGGGCCGTAGGTCAGCACGAACGGCACGGTCTCGCCGGCCTTCACCTCGAAGTCGGAGACCGTGGTCAGGTCCTCGCCGTGGGTTTCGACCGGCGTGCGCAGCACCGTCATGTCCTGGCCCGCAACCGCCAGCAGCGAATGGTCGATGCGTCGCACCCAGGGAATGTCGACGCCGAAGCCGAAGCGAATGACGAGCTCCATCCGCATCTTCACCGTGCCGCTGACACCGCGGACCAGCCGCACGATGTCGGAGGCCTTGCCGCGCGGCGGCATGAAGTCGATCAGCGCAACGACGCCGCTCTCGGTCTCGAAGCGCGTTTCGAGGATGAGGGTGTTGCCGAGATAGCGGCGCGAGATACTGACGACGTCCTCGCCCGGCGCGATCAGCCAGCGGCCGTTCTTGGGCGTGCCGAGGATCGCAGCAAAGCAGGCATCGGAATCGAAGGCCGGCC includes the following:
- a CDS encoding HAD family hydrolase, whose protein sequence is MTKISLVVSDVDGTLLTKDKTLTERARSAVHRLHQAGIGFTITSSRPAIGMRFLIEPLALWLPVGPFNGSSIVDPEMKPVEQHLIPQGAAERSLQILREFGADIWLFTYDKWLIDNPSGKYVAHEQHTIRSDPTIVTDFSPYLSSACKIVGASADAAGLERCEKAMQEALGVEATAVRSQTYYLDVTPPGFDKGTFVQAMAKRLDISTDAVATIGDMQNDLAMFRVSGTSIAMGNATDSVKDQATHVTATNEQDGFAEAMEMILKWNGVG
- a CDS encoding gluconokinase; protein product: MAGVEAPCALIVMGVSGSGKSTVAEALGQRLGWRFEDGDSFHPASNVQKMRAGHPLTDEDRWPWLNAIADEIARVCDKGEHVIIACSALKHTYRDVLLRGRDDVRFVFLRGTKELIAARLAQRKGHFMPPELLTSQFTTLEPPEAGEHVITVSIDESVEAIVDGVVRQLRLGGTKR
- a CDS encoding glycoside hydrolase family 15 protein, with translation MSQRIEDYALIGDCETAALVGRNGSIDWLCWPAFDSDACFAAILGTPKNGRWLIAPGEDVVSISRRYLGNTLILETRFETESGVVALIDFMPPRGKASDIVRLVRGVSGTVKMRMELVIRFGFGVDIPWVRRIDHSLLAVAGQDMTVLRTPVETHGEDLTTVSDFEVKAGETVPFVLTYGPSHIDPPAPIDPDVALQETENFWNEWCGKCTRDGEYHDLIVRSLITLKALTFGPTGGIVAAPTTSLPEKLGGARNWDYRFCWLRDATFTLLALMNSGYTEEALAWHNWLLRAAAGSPANMQIMYGIWGQRRLLEWEAGWLDGYEGARPVRVGNAAHAQLQLDVYGELIDAFHQSRMARLKLDDETTWALECAVLQHLAEVWDHPDHGIWERRGQPRHYVFSKVMTWVAFDRGIKSAETFGFKAPLLHWRALREAIHRDVCNKGFDAEENAFVDSYGSKLLDASVLLLPAVGFLPSADPRIRGTIAAVEQHLMRDGFVLRHDPREVSEEKQPIEGAFLACTLWLADAHVLAGDLDKAQVLLDRVVGIANDVGLLAEEYDSVAKRQTGNFPQALTHIALVNTAHNLSAARQESEKPAVQRSK